TTGCAGACTTGATAATTAATGTGCTTTTGATACGTTTCTTAGCTATCTCCTGTTGACTTATTGATTCTTGTCCACACAGCTTAAACTTGAAAGGTACCTGGCATCCAAACTCCTTCAGTCCAGTATATTGATACATCAGTTGACCCACCAGGAAAATGTATAGCCAACCACCAGGCACAGCTCTAGCGCCTGGACTGGTGAGTGTTCTGGACAGCAATTTCCAGGAATCACACGACCAAACCTTTTATCTGAATGGAGGAGGATTTTACAAGAACCGAAACCAAAATTCCATCACAAAGGTCTTTCACTACCACCAATCAGGAAACTTTTGAGTTGAAATTCTTTCATGTAGGTGGCTCCAGCTCCTCCTCCAAAATACTCCAACGGAACCATCTCGGATATCCTTGAGGCTTTCGACGAGAATGGAGAAATGCACAGCAGGATATTTGCAGCCCTGAAACCTGTCTACATTACAATGAGGTTGTTGGGGATTTTGCCTGTTACTCAGTACGGTTCGATATTCACTTCAACGGCTAAGTGGATCATTTACTCGTTCCTGGTGCTTTGCTCCATCATGGGATTCCTGGGATATTTGCGATACTTCAACATTACCATAACCAGGAACGCTGAAGGCCGATTTGAGGAGGCAGTAGTCGATTATCTTTTCACCGTCTATCTCCTGCCCATCGTGGTAAATTTGATTGCGTTCTATGAGGCGGGAAAACAGGCCGAGGTGCTCACTCAGTTCGTGACTTTCGAGAGAATTTACACCAGGACCTTCAGGAAGCGCATTTTTCTCGATATGGGGACTAAACCCATGATTATCATCAGCATGCTTTTAATTCTGGGCTGCGGTATTATGGTGATTACCCATTTCTCTATGGCGGACACTGTCAGCTACCAGGTCGAGGACTTTAACATCTCCCTATTAAATCTTCTTACAGCTTAATTAATAGGTAATTCCTTACTGCTACGTGAACGTAGTGACCTACATAATAGGGGGAGCTTGGTACATCTACTGCGATGTTATCGGGACCGTGGCAACATCCATAGCGGAAGAGTTTCAGGTCGCCTTAAGGAACGCTGAGCACTCGGAGAGAGTTGCTGACTACAGGTCTTTATGGATGATGCTCAGTAAAATCATTCGAAACGTGGGAAATGCCTTTGGGTACCAAGTAACTTTCCTGTGCCTCTATTTGTTCTTTGTAATTACTCTCACGGTCTACGGGTTGCTGTCTCAAATCCAAGAGGGGATGGGATTTAAGGACATCGGACTGGCCATAACTGGGATATCTGCAGTGGTCATGCTCTACTTTATATGCGATGAAGCCCATTACGCTTCTTCTTGCGTAAGAACTTTATTTTAAGACGTTTTAGAGCGCAACGACTAAATTGTGGACGTTAAGGTTCGGAcctattttcaaaagaaaatcctCCTAGTCGAGTTATCGTTTTTGAGCGAAGATGCTCAGCAGGAGATCAACATGTTCTTGAGAGCTACAGAAATGAATCCCACAGACATGTGTCTCTGCGGCTTCTTCGACGTTAACAGGAACTTGTTTAAATCAGTAAGTTTTCAAAGGAAAAACGATTCACTGATTAATTTACTTGAATTTTAGCTTCTAGCAACAATGGTGACCTATTTAGTGGTGCTTCTTCAGTTCCAGATAAGTATTCCTGCGGGCGATGGAGAAATAAGCAACTCGACTTTACAACCCtctagtttttttaataaaactaaactAAAAATCTAAAGACTAATTcgtttttagaatttaaattcaatctTAGTTTGGtcaacattttataaataaaaaggaaatacctagtttttaatgattattttacCACGTTCAACGCCCAGCGTGAATCTGCGGAGTTTCTCCCGTGGCCCCCATCCGGGGCCCGGGGGGCAAACGGCACGATTAGCTGGAAGAGTGATGACGTTTACATGTAGCTTCATGGCCAACTTTGGCCatgtgtcaaaaaaaaagaaaatcgctATTACAGACGTCACTGCAGTTATTCTAGAATTTTCATTCAGTCGAGCAGCTGTTTTCGTTAATATCTGTACTTCTTGATCCCCCAAGCGTCTTAGACGgcgcaaaagtgaaaattaaagtgagCTAAGTAGTGATGAAGAAGTGTTCGGGTTTCGATAAAAAGCTAAAAACGTTATTGCGTTAAGTTCAAGCTCGAAAAATGAGAATTCGTATGAAAGTGAAGATTTCGCAGAACCATTAGGAAGCTTGGCTATAGAAGAGGAGAATGAACAGACTGACACTGTCGGTTCGTCTGGCACCACCCAGTGGCAGGAGTTTACCGGAATTATTGTTGGGGTAAAGTTCTAAATACCATTCAGCAGCGGGGCGACTTCTACAATTCGTTTGAGCATACACGCAGGCCATATTTCTCATTTCAAGACTCGTAAATTCGTTATGTCGGGGCATTTTCAAGTGCCAAGACAACTTACGTCGGAAACTGTTGgttagtaattattaatggTATAATCactattttaaagataaatttgaatcaaaAGTAACTCAAACgtcaaatttgaaacaaaagatCTTACGTCAACAACTGTTAAAACTGCACCGGAATATTATCATGGCCTACCTATCAAAAAGTATTACTACTAGGATACTATAGCATGTGCAGCGAGAAATgtagttaaaaatatctcgaGAACCTTTAGAGATACACACTTTACTTAAGTATATCTTTTCTGTGGAAAAGAGACTACCCTTTCCAGAtttataccaaaaattaatCTACGAGATTTACTTAACAAGTTACGTTAGTTTTCCAAATACGTGTACAGCGTAGGTGGCGCCACCTATATGTTAGTGAAAACAGACATCTTAGATAGATTTGTCGTACCCAAAAACTCCCCTGTGCTAAATTTAATcgtaaaaatttgcaaaatgtaAGATTTATCgacaaattgcaaaaaaaaaacatttgttttaacACCCAGTAGATCGAAAAGGAGCAAGTTTTGAATAAAGCATGTTCAGCTTAAccgcattatttttcaacgctATTTCACTCTCTACCAATTTGTACCAGTGTTTctggggcaccctgtatatttttttatgttagtTTTTGTTTACTGTATATTGTCTATACTCCTTATAATTGagttacaaataaaattactacaAATTGCCTTCAAAATTCCGTTTTAATTGGGTGAAGAATAGTATCACTCCTTTACGGGCGACGGGGCCCCGGCGGAAACAAAAGGTGATTTTTTAGCTCACAGATAAAGGGGGCCAGGTAAAAAGTCGGGCCattttaacaaggaaattTCATATAGACTTATGGccgatttcaattatttaaggatttagaTCTCAAAGTTATCTGTATATCAccaatttattactaaaaattacacaaatgagacagttgaaaacaaaaatatcatagCAGTTGCTCAAAATATCCTCCTGCGAGAATATATGCTTCACAACGACGAAGTAATGAATATTTCGCCCGAATCAACTTATCTGGACAATTTCTTATATCAACAGTAGTCATCTGTATTCAATCTAACAACTGCTCTTTTGTGTTAGTTGTCTCTTGGTACGCAATTTGTTTCATATGATCCCATAAATAGAAATCCAAAGGGATTTAAGTCGGGAGATCGCGGTGGTCATGGAACTGGATTTGCATTGcactattataatttttagtaataaataggTAACGCGCAGAAAATGTTGAAGTCttctaaatccttaaataaGTGAAATCAGAAATGTGtctatatgaagtttttttcttaaaatgaccTCACCTTTCACCTGCCTTTCTTTATCGGCGAGTTAAAAAATCACCTTGTACAGCCGCCACCCAGATATGGGTAATATGGCGTTCGACGTGTTAATTAATACGACATCTAATATCGTTTCCTCCTCCCGCTTTATACTGCTTGATTTCCCACCATAAGCAAGATTTGTCAGACCGCTAATATTACCTTTATTAGGAGGTGCATACTTGGCAATTAGCCGACCTTGTCGGTAACCTTCGAATTCATCAATTGGTAATACTATTTGCTATAGCGGGTTTTCCGGGGTCCACGACGAAAATACCTATAGTCCACATGTCCGCAATGTtggttaattaattaatgttacAATGACGTATCAAATTCTTAAACtattaacttgaaaatataCAACATAGGAAGGTGGTGACACGTTCTTATCACCATTGTGACGAATCACGAATTCATATCTTGTGTATTCACTATGGCCCCTGGTGCTTAGGAGAATGTTGGAAAAGCTGTTTGTGTTTAGAGAAATAGCTTTTACGATgcttaaagtaataaaaacgtTAAGAATTATTATCGTTTTTATTAGTAAATCCTGACAATATGGTGACCGACATATtgtaattcattttaataggGTTAGTTAGAGGTTTAGTAGAGTTTTTGGAATACTCTATGGTGGAAGCAAACTGCAGAGTGAATACGCGAGTGACGGTCTGTGGTATAATGGTGAAGAGTCAGGAAGCAGTAAAATACCTAGGAATGTATggatagaaattaaaaaatggccATAAAAAACGCATGTGTCGAGAATCTGTATAAGGGCAAACTGCGTGATAAACGATCTTATTAGGCTAAGATCTAGAATTGGCGGACCCAGATACGGCAAAAGAAGACTGCTGTGCAGCATCCCTACACCAGTTATACTCTACGGGGTTCCAATGTGGGAAGGGGCGCCGGGGTTCCAACGTTAGAGAAAAAGTGCATAGAAGACTGGCTCTAAATAATTACAAGTGCTTATCAAACGGCATCGTCAGCTACACTGAAGACTCTGGCAGGATTGCAGGGAATCGATCTTTTAGTAAAGGAGCGTTTCAACATGTACAGAAACGACAGTAAATGGAAGCAGGAAGACAGAGGAAGCTTAATGGACGCATGGACGGACAGATGGATGGAGTACCTGGGCTGGATCAAGGTTTTCATTCCGAATGTGAGGGCATAGATAAAGCGCAAAGGGGAAGAGGTGGACTGAACTACTATCTAAAACAGGTTCTTACGGTATATGGAGTTTTCTGCTCGTACTTGCAGAGAATCGATAAGTCGGGAACTGACGAGTGTTCTATGGGAAATCGGATAACCCGGAACACATGATATTCGGATGTAAAACATTTGCTGGTCTGAGAAAAGAACTCAGTAACATTTACTGGAAGAATTTAACAAGGAAACCTGCGCGAAACTCCTAATTGAACGAGAGAAACGTTGGGATGCAATTAGTGGGGACCTAAAGGCAGCGATGAAGATAAAAATAGAAGAATAGTGAGTTCACAAACAACAGCAGATATCTTAAGAAACAAAAAGATATACATGTACCACTTTCCATCTGAAATAAGGTCTGATGGTGGTTTCAGAGTAGAAACGTGGTGAAGAGCAGGAAGGGTGTTTAGTCAGTATTTTCTGGGTTTTCCCAGGGCAAATCCCACATTTGGGGGGTCGAATGTAATAGCAACAACGCCAAAGGCCCTCTTTTAGTGCCTAACGCATTCACCCCATatgctacaaaaaaaattaagacccaagtttgaatgtttttgtaatttcatgAAAAGTATAATTAAGATGAGAACGCTCCAATTGGTtgttttatggtaattttttctGATGAAGAACAAAAATAGTATCTCGTTTAAAGTTATTGCTGTATAAGGCGAAATTGTTATTGAATTGATCAGGAGAATCATCTTCACTAAAACGTCGAAATCCACgtttttcaatcaatttcgTGCTTTTTTTAGGGTTGTGTCGAAGGAGAAATTTATAACTGAACCTTTTTTAGGCTAAGTTTAAGGTATTAAAAACTGGTAACTGTTAGCTTTACGTTGCGTATATTGAGCTATGTACAGTTCATTGTGGTAGGTTTTTTCAGATTAGTCATAGTTTGCATTATCCAtgagtataaaaatataaatttgtcacCCAAAACACTCCACCATTCTGTCGAGAAACTGAATACATTTTCCAGTTATATCtatttgtctaattttttgcaaataaatgcaaaattgtGGCACAATTTAACGTGGTCagcaattcaattttcttgcaAAAGAAGCGttctattaaaaagaaattaacaattaCGTGTGCAAGTATCATCAGTTCAAGCGGAGACAAGGCTTGTGCATGTGAGAAAAGGACCGcacaaggtttaatatgcctccgacaagGACCAATAGAGTGCTGCGAAGACAGCGAAATTGTTAATAATCTAAACACCGAAGTTGGAGGCGGTGGCCGtactgactccgcccacttcgttggtctttgtcgaaGACATGTTAAACTTTGTGCTATCCTTCTCCCACTCATATAAACCCTGGGTTTTCGCTTGAACTGGTGAGGCTTGCATATTAATTTCgataaaatagcaattttctcAGTACCtgggaaataattaatattgatgGTCTATATTTGCATTCTTTTTAGACAAGAATTAGACTCTTTTTGGCTAGGATGTCATAATTGCAAGCTTCAACACGAAAGAAAGCTGTGTggtttattttggaatttgtgATGAAATCAAACTGCGATGAATACATGAATACACATTAGGTacgtttttatatttcaatatttacaagGAGCTTTATCATAAGTTATATTAAGAAACACTATTCCAGGAAAAATATACGCACTTATTTACAAGGatacaaaatatcattaaatgcCTTTTTGAGCAAAATGGACATTAAATACAACcatattacaataaatacaaCAGGAGGAATGTCGGTTTTTACATTAAGAATCGACTGCAAAGCACTCGTTGAGAAAGTTCTCCAACGAATGATACAAATGGGGCCGCACAGAGCTCAAGCTATGGTCCTCGTCTGTATAACTCTGGACGATTCAACAAAGCTCACATTCAGGtcatttatgtttaatttaatacttacaAGTTGCCTGAACAAAATGTCGTTCCTCTCCAACATTTTGGCCCACATCATGGACTGCTGGTAGTGCACGTTATCGTCGAAAGTACCATGAATGAGGAAGTAGTCTTTGCCTCGCAGACCTATATATTTCGTCAGCAGTTGAGCCTCTTCGTAGCCTTGTAGGTTGTCGTTTGATCTGGGAAGTCCCATGAATCTCTCCGTGTAAATCGAGTCTTTAAGGAAAATTGAGGTTTTGAGAAGCAGAATGGAACATCcgataaaattttcaagactGGAGCAAATGTTGAaagttttatacagggtggttcacTGTTGGTTCTCATCACCtcaattattataaatcatccttcaaaaatcattttcttttgTCACTTATTCTGACAATGTCTCCCCTTTACACGAGCACCcctatacaatttttttaccccATTTTTGCTCTCCTATCAATTCCCATCGTCACGGAGTGttcaaaggaatttaaaaattccggGACTGGGACTGTTCTATTCAACCCTACAGACGTAGCAAAAAGTTGCTGGGCCCAAGAGGAAATCGCAGTTCTTACTGCAAGAATCATCTTCGAAGACCTCATGCCAGACTCCAAGTCGATTTCCGTGCAGTGCAATGAGG
Above is a genomic segment from Euwallacea similis isolate ESF13 chromosome 34, ESF131.1, whole genome shotgun sequence containing:
- the LOC136418403 gene encoding gustatory and odorant receptor 24-like, with the translated sequence MYSQPPGTALAPGLVSVLDSNFQESHDQTFYLNGGGFYKNRNQNSITKVAPAPPPKYSNGTISDILEAFDENGEMHSRIFAALKPVYITMRLLGILPVTQYGSIFTSTAKWIIYSFLVLCSIMGFLGYLRYFNITITRNAEGRFEEAVVDYLFTVYLLPIVVNLIAFYEAGKQAEVLTQFVTFERIYTRTFRKRIFLDMGTKPMIIISMLLILGCGIMVITHFSMADTVSYQVIPYCYVNVVTYIIGGAWYIYCDVIGTVATSIAEEFQVALRNAEHSERVADYRSLWMMLSKIIRNVGNAFGYQVTFLCLYLFFVITLTVYGLLSQIQEGMGFKDIGLAITGISAVVMLYFICDEAHYASSCVRTYFQKKILLVELSFLSEDAQQEINMFLRATEMNPTDMCLCGFFDVNRNLFKSLLATMVTYLVVLLQFQISIPAGDGEISNSTLQPSSFFNKTKLKI